A genome region from Oceanispirochaeta sp. M1 includes the following:
- a CDS encoding LytTR family DNA-binding domain-containing protein, translated as MSTHEITVLIADDEAHARKRLKSLLSEYPGFKIISEAVNGDQVLTEIIGKSPDVVFLDINMPGASVFTTIPSLKNPPLIVFQTAYSEYGVKAFDINAIDYLMKPVSQERFNQALDKLLIILNREPSVQLEPQKHTSRDVLSVKSGESIRIIKIQTISRISFEEGFSFIHTGGETLYSDKSLNAYEELLEEKGFYRISRTDLINLTYINKLHPMFKGQYIVEMQGGDKISISRRRIQGLKELIS; from the coding sequence ATGTCTACCCATGAGATAACTGTACTCATCGCCGATGATGAAGCTCATGCCAGAAAAAGATTGAAGTCTCTCTTGTCAGAATATCCAGGTTTCAAAATTATTTCGGAAGCGGTTAACGGGGATCAGGTTCTCACAGAGATTATCGGGAAATCTCCGGATGTAGTCTTTCTGGATATTAATATGCCCGGAGCGTCTGTTTTTACTACTATTCCCTCCCTGAAAAATCCTCCCCTCATTGTCTTTCAGACGGCATACTCCGAGTATGGGGTCAAAGCCTTTGATATCAATGCCATTGATTATCTGATGAAGCCGGTGAGTCAGGAACGATTCAATCAGGCACTTGATAAACTTCTTATTATTCTGAACCGGGAACCCTCAGTTCAACTCGAACCCCAAAAACACACATCCAGGGATGTTCTGTCTGTTAAATCAGGAGAATCCATCAGGATCATTAAAATTCAGACAATTTCCCGGATCAGTTTTGAAGAAGGATTCAGTTTTATCCACACGGGAGGGGAGACTCTGTATTCCGATAAATCCCTTAATGCCTATGAGGAATTGCTGGAAGAGAAGGGTTTTTACCGCATAAGCCGTACAGACTTAATCAATCTGACATACATCAATAAACTGCATCCCATGTTTAAGGGGCAGTATATTGTAGAGATGCAGGGTGGTGACAAAATAAGCATTTCAAGGAGACGAATCCAGGGGCTGAAAGAGCTGATCAGTTAA
- a CDS encoding sensor histidine kinase encodes MKLKTSSQLWRSLFIPVFLMTLFLLPLLFILVKRDFSSDLIPLSLVNSFIMTGGMLLNIFVFRQLSGKVRNSVIILLIVLTSAGFSISGFIYITLNYPLFFLYGIEVLISYILIIFIIITSLSLFSSGFFNYQTIVDRERKDKETEKKMREEMERQMFSSKINPHFLFNSLNLMISLLDDKEKAEDVLIRLSELLRYNLDASKKVSIPLTQEIDSVEKYLFIQKERFGKRLEYKITGQSHCEVPPLLLQPLVENSIKHNLDHGESIEITISIMEDNKLLYITVLDSIGGLKSEMIGVGTGLELTRRRVELFGGDFRIEKGGIQICLPMR; translated from the coding sequence ATGAAACTGAAAACCAGTTCACAATTATGGAGATCTCTATTCATTCCGGTTTTTTTGATGACCCTGTTTCTCCTCCCTCTTCTGTTCATACTGGTGAAGCGCGATTTCTCATCGGATCTGATCCCTTTGAGTCTGGTCAACAGTTTCATCATGACCGGAGGCATGCTGCTTAACATTTTCGTATTCAGACAATTGTCAGGAAAGGTTAGAAATTCTGTCATAATCCTTCTTATTGTTCTCACTTCCGCAGGGTTTTCCATCAGTGGATTTATCTACATTACCCTCAATTATCCCCTGTTTTTTCTTTATGGCATCGAGGTGCTGATCTCCTATATCCTGATAATTTTTATCATCATCACTTCTCTCAGTCTATTCAGCAGCGGGTTCTTCAATTATCAAACAATAGTTGATAGGGAAAGAAAAGATAAAGAAACAGAAAAGAAGATGAGAGAGGAGATGGAGCGGCAGATGTTTTCATCGAAAATCAATCCCCATTTTCTGTTCAACTCTCTGAACCTTATGATCTCGCTATTAGATGATAAGGAGAAAGCCGAGGATGTACTGATTCGGCTGTCCGAACTGCTGCGCTATAATCTGGATGCTTCAAAGAAAGTCAGTATCCCTCTGACTCAGGAGATCGACAGTGTGGAAAAATATCTCTTTATTCAGAAAGAGCGCTTTGGAAAACGTCTTGAATATAAAATTACGGGTCAATCTCATTGTGAGGTTCCCCCTCTACTGCTCCAACCCCTTGTTGAGAATTCGATAAAACATAATCTCGATCATGGTGAATCCATTGAGATCACTATTTCTATCATGGAAGATAACAAGCTGCTGTATATCACAGTTCTAGACTCAATAGGGGGGCTTAAAAGTGAGATGATAGGTGTCGGCACCGGACTGGAACTGACAAGAAGAAGAGTGGAACTCTTTGGTGGTGACTTCAGGATAGAGAAGGGGGGAATCCAAATATGTCTACCCATGAGATAA
- a CDS encoding polymer-forming cytoskeletal protein: MRKTLITKCLLMALFIGSASIAAAEDLNFDAGSIYISANEEEKSVFESRNFDGDYFAGGKNISFSGIADDLYLMGKSINFDGESSGGLLAFGETVELNGIIAKNFHSIGNSVRITGHVLETAFIGAETIIIAENAVMDGTLLTGASNLHIMGQLNNGLLAGAGEIIIDGPVKGDVNVRTGKLIITERGSIDGNLIYGSGKKISEKESARVTGSVKYEIKEKFKNTGFRTFRIVASIIFFLAIAVSGLLLLLFPGVKSLFTQERDPGSYGKTLLWGLIPVFIFPVVIMFTIPLLPLSIALGLSVFPLMGLTVLLGLALAGQLLFKLFKWTNNSIYLQFLMAFVFFVLLVLIPFVNILVLMAVTATGAGLIISKLFKTEF; this comes from the coding sequence ATGAGAAAAACATTAATTACCAAATGCCTTTTAATGGCTTTATTTATCGGTTCAGCATCAATAGCAGCGGCAGAGGATCTTAATTTTGATGCCGGAAGCATATACATCTCTGCCAATGAAGAAGAAAAATCGGTTTTTGAATCCAGAAACTTCGATGGAGACTATTTTGCAGGTGGAAAAAATATCAGTTTTTCCGGAATTGCAGATGATCTCTATCTGATGGGAAAAAGTATTAATTTTGATGGAGAGTCCTCCGGGGGATTGCTGGCGTTCGGGGAAACCGTGGAGCTTAACGGCATCATTGCCAAGAATTTCCATAGTATCGGTAACTCGGTCAGAATTACAGGCCATGTTCTGGAGACTGCTTTTATAGGAGCTGAGACGATCATCATCGCCGAAAATGCCGTAATGGACGGGACCCTCCTGACTGGTGCCAGTAATCTCCATATTATGGGGCAGTTAAACAATGGCCTGTTAGCAGGAGCCGGTGAAATTATCATTGACGGTCCTGTTAAGGGAGATGTCAATGTCAGAACCGGAAAGCTGATCATTACTGAAAGGGGCTCCATCGACGGGAACCTGATCTACGGCAGTGGGAAAAAAATATCTGAAAAAGAGAGTGCCCGGGTGACTGGCTCTGTAAAATATGAGATTAAGGAAAAATTTAAGAATACGGGCTTCAGAACTTTCCGTATTGTTGCATCGATAATTTTCTTTCTGGCCATTGCTGTGAGCGGTCTGCTGCTCCTTCTGTTCCCCGGTGTGAAATCTTTATTCACACAGGAAAGAGATCCCGGAAGTTATGGAAAAACCCTGCTGTGGGGACTGATTCCTGTGTTTATCTTCCCCGTAGTCATAATGTTCACCATTCCCCTGCTTCCCTTATCAATTGCCCTGGGACTTTCGGTATTTCCTCTGATGGGACTGACAGTACTGTTGGGATTGGCTCTGGCAGGTCAGCTACTGTTCAAATTGTTTAAATGGACAAACAACAGCATCTACCTTCAGTTTCTAATGGCCTTTGTCTTCTTTGTCCTTCTGGTTCTTATACCCTTTGTTAATATTCTGGTTCTGATGGCTGTGACAGCAACGGGTGCTGGTCTCATTATCAGTAAGTTGTTTAAAACAGAGTTTTAG
- a CDS encoding DUF4143 domain-containing protein has protein sequence MCKKNQIKYLSTVFNAIPFQLGRKFKYTNISNLYKARELGTAFELLEKAGLVIPVYHTSANGIPLEHEKNFKKFKVIFFDIGLALRILRIPIKELLLNDDITQVNEGALAEQFMGQELLAYSSCREKGFLFYWHREAKSSNAEVDYIIESDGRILPIEVKSGLKGKMKSLQIFINEKAPELSYCFNREQLRETDGIRFVPLYSINELFR, from the coding sequence ATATGCAAAAAAAATCAGATAAAGTATCTGTCTACTGTTTTTAATGCAATACCGTTTCAGCTCGGTCGGAAATTTAAATACACTAATATCTCAAATCTTTACAAAGCCAGAGAATTGGGAACAGCTTTTGAACTTCTGGAAAAAGCCGGACTTGTAATTCCGGTATATCATACCAGTGCAAACGGTATTCCACTAGAACATGAAAAGAATTTTAAAAAGTTCAAAGTTATCTTTTTCGATATAGGTCTTGCTCTTCGGATTCTCCGAATCCCAATTAAAGAACTGCTGCTTAACGATGATATAACCCAGGTAAATGAAGGTGCTCTGGCAGAACAATTTATGGGGCAGGAACTTCTGGCTTATTCCTCTTGTCGGGAAAAAGGATTTTTGTTCTACTGGCATAGAGAAGCCAAATCAAGTAATGCAGAGGTCGATTATATAATCGAATCAGATGGCAGAATCCTCCCAATAGAAGTCAAATCGGGCTTAAAAGGGAAAATGAAAAGTCTGCAGATATTCATTAACGAAAAAGCCCCTGAACTTAGTTATTGTTTTAACAGAGAACAACTCAGGGAAACAGATGGAATACGCTTTGTTCCTTTATACAGTATAAATGAATTATTCAGATGA
- a CDS encoding AAA family ATPase — MLQNYLNVTIENGKTLLFFDEIQACPRALLSLRYFFEKRPELHLLAAGSLIDFELESISFPVGRIDFYYLYPLNFIEFIIKHIHRLFINSYYPCSEIILFSEVCLRLLKNMLKQETLLNVKLFNLP; from the coding sequence ATGTTGCAGAACTATTTGAATGTAACAATTGAAAATGGTAAGACTCTTTTGTTTTTCGATGAGATTCAAGCCTGTCCGAGAGCTTTACTATCTCTCAGATATTTCTTTGAAAAACGTCCGGAATTACATCTTCTTGCTGCCGGTTCCCTCATTGATTTTGAACTTGAATCTATCTCTTTTCCTGTCGGCCGCATTGATTTCTATTATCTATACCCTCTCAATTTTATAGAATTCATAATAAAACATATCCACAGGCTATTCATAAACAGTTATTATCCCTGCTCAGAGATTATACTATTCTCGGAGGTATGCCTCAGGTTGTTAAAGAATATGTTGAAACAGGAGACATTGCTGAATGTCAAATTATTCAATCTTCCATAA
- a CDS encoding metallophosphoesterase produces the protein MKKNHILNIIIVSFLFIGCSPAEKITSPFTVPEGNILTSFSVTADMREYTSNDINYFRGVCERLSFGGAGDFMISPGDIDPPDQAYSALQDYLGENYIWYPVVGNHEAETVSDMNWLREHNPNGDSLPGIVHLGPDNGVETTYSFDYGNLHIIVLNEYYDGTSDIATDGDITDPLYDWLVNDLTTYSKSVTLVIGHEPAFPLADEESGRIRHVGDSLDKYPVNRDRFWTLLRDNDVMAYICGHTHNYSKTKVDSVWQIDAGHARGIADTGSRSTFLMFYLMDDTSLWCYTYRLNYSSSQYELTDFEQL, from the coding sequence ATGAAAAAGAATCATATTTTAAACATCATTATTGTTTCCTTCTTATTTATAGGCTGTTCACCCGCCGAGAAAATCACATCTCCCTTTACTGTTCCCGAAGGAAATATCCTTACATCATTTTCTGTTACAGCAGACATGAGAGAATATACCTCTAACGATATCAATTATTTCAGGGGAGTCTGTGAGCGGCTTTCATTCGGAGGTGCCGGGGATTTTATGATTTCCCCTGGAGATATTGATCCTCCCGACCAGGCCTATTCAGCATTGCAAGATTATTTGGGAGAAAATTATATATGGTATCCCGTTGTGGGCAACCATGAAGCCGAAACTGTATCGGATATGAACTGGTTGAGAGAACACAATCCTAATGGAGACAGTCTGCCCGGTATCGTACACCTGGGGCCAGACAATGGTGTGGAGACAACATACAGTTTTGATTATGGTAATCTGCACATTATTGTTCTGAATGAATACTATGATGGTACATCGGATATTGCTACTGATGGTGATATTACCGATCCCCTGTATGATTGGCTCGTTAATGATCTGACGACTTATAGTAAATCTGTGACCCTGGTTATCGGTCATGAACCGGCTTTCCCCCTGGCTGATGAAGAGAGCGGAAGGATAAGACATGTTGGAGATTCTTTAGATAAATATCCTGTGAACAGGGATCGGTTCTGGACACTGTTAAGAGACAATGATGTAATGGCTTATATCTGCGGACACACTCACAATTACAGTAAAACCAAAGTGGATTCTGTTTGGCAGATTGATGCAGGACATGCCAGAGGGATAGCTGATACAGGTTCCAGAAGTACTTTTTTAATGTTCTATCTTATGGATGACACCAGTCTCTGGTGCTATACCTATCGCCTGAATTATTCTTCATCCCAATATGAACTTACGGATTTTGAACAGTTGTAA